One Paenibacillus sp. SYP-B4298 genomic window, GATGTTGTTGGTGTGGATTTTAATAAAACATCAATTGACTATGCGGTGGAAGAAGCAAAAAAAAGTGATTTGGCCATAGACTACAGAGTTGAGGATATTACTACCATTAAAATAGAAAATGAATTTGATATAGCGCTGCTAATTTATCAAATCTATAGTGTCTTTAGTCCTGAGAATAGAAAAAAAATACTTGACAATATTTACAGTGGCTTAAAACCTGGGGGATTAGTTTTGTTAGATGTTCTATCAGAGGTAAGCTATGATAATTTCCAGCAAAACTTCATGTGGGGCCTCCCCAAGAAAAGTAGTCCGTTTTCGTCTCGCAAGCATCTAATGCTTCACGCCGCAATGAAATACCCTAATCATGTCACGCTAGCCAAAACTGTCCTCGTTTTTGGAGATGGAGAAATAGTGAACTACAATTATTGGAACCAGCATTTCAGCATCGAAAGTTTTGAAAAAGAAGTGAATGAAGCGGGGTTTACGCTTGAAAAGGTGTATGCAGATGTAAATGGTGGAGACTACTCGAGCGATGGCGAATTTTTCGCCGCCGTTTTGAAGAAAAAATAAATCAAATGGTATCAAGGTAACCGTCGTGACCCCTCTTCTTCCAGCACTAGTATTGTTAGTCGTCAATGGGATGAATCAACAATGTGGCCAGGAGTAGCACTCGATCCGAATGCCTAATGCATTCAGGGTCAGAGCATCGCTTCTGGTCGTTTTGTCTTTTCTCGCTTAGCTATCGAACGTTCATAACGACAATATAAGATAGCTTTAGACCATAGCCCATGAACCTTTTTTGTTTGCAAATCGTCGAATAAGTGTAATCTTAAGGAAAACTTATGATTTCATTAGGATCAATTTAAACCTCCCCCTTTACAATGAGTTACATGAGATTGCGAAGGTTGCTGCCTGTGCGGTGACGCTGCAATACGATGCCTGCGGGTCAACCGCACATCGACTGACCTATAGCTAGAGGGGATGTCTTGCATGAAACGGCTCGTTGTTTTGATGGTGCTTATGTTAGTTGGACTATGGATATATGGTAAATATGGGGTGTCAGAGGCCGGAGAGGCGCTGAGCAAAGCGGACGGCCAAGCCGAGCCTCCTGTAACCGTGCAGGTGAGACCGTAACAGTGGCAATGAACGGATTGCTTGGAGATGCGCGGAACGAGGCTTAGCACGTCAAGGACGGCGGTAGCCGTCTACGCTGGGCAGGCTTGCTTATCTATAACTGCCGTTGCTTGGGAGGATTAGAGATGGATTTTCAGACAAAAATAGCCACGCTCAAGCAGTACGAAAGCGAATGCTACCAGGTATGCTATTACCTAGCGAGAAATGACAAGACGGCATGTAAGGCAGCGGAGGAAGCGATGGTGACGCTGTTTACCAGCGAGGATTTCTGGACAGCGGACGAGTTGAAGCGCCGCAAGGCGGTTCAGCGGGCTGCCATGGGGAGCTGCATGAAGCTGTTGAAGCATGAAGAGATCGCTGTGTGACTGGCACGGCGCTTGGGATGCTATAAGACTTGAATTCCCACCGGGTATTGAAGTACACTACGTAAAAATGCCTAGACGTCTAGTTGAAGGAGTTTTACTGATGCACTCATATCCGATTGATACTATAATACCAGCGCTCAAGCAGGCGCTGGGGGATGCCCTGGGAGCGGTGCTTGTCGCCGAGCCGGGGGCGGGCAAGACCACCCGTGTGCCGTTGGCCCTCCTGGAGGAGCCATGGCTCCAGGGTCGTAAAATATTGATGTTGGAGCCCCGCAGGCTTGCTGCGCGGGCTGCTGCCCGTTATATGGCTGCTACGCTGGGCGAACGGTGTGGCGATACGGTGGGCTATCGGGTGCGCGGTGATAGCTGCACCGGACCGAATACTCGCATCGAAGTGGTGACGGAAGGCGTGCTCACCCGGATGCTGCAGGCAGATCAAGCGCTTGAGGAGGCAGGACTGGTTATATTTGATGAATTCCATGAGCGTAGCCTGCAAGCAGATCTCGGACTTGCGCTGAGCCTCCAGTCCCGTCAGCTTCTTCGACCCGAGCTGCGGCTGCTGGTCATGTCCGCAACGCTCGATGCGCAAGCTGTGGCCGGTCTGCTGGAGGACGCTCCGGTTCTTCATTGTCAGGGGCGAGTCTATCCTGTAGATACCCGTTACATGGCGCAACGCTCGGAGTCGCGGCTGGAGATAGTGGCGGCGACTGCAATTCGGCGCGCGCTAGCAGAGGAGAGCACTGGCGATGTGCTCGTCTTTCTGCCGGGAGCCGGAGAGATCGGGCGGGTGGCCGGACTTCTGCGGGCGGAGCAGCTTCCGGGTGATACGATCATCCGCCCCTTGCATGGCAATCTCCCATTGGAGGAGCAGGATCAGGCAATCGTTCCCGATAAGGCCGGACGCCGCAAGATCGTGCTGGCGACCTCGATTGCTGAGTCGTCACTGACCGTGCAGGGTGTTCGTATCGTTGTGGACGCAGGCATGATGCGTGCCCCCCGCTTCTCTCCGCGCACGGGCCTCACTCGCCTGGAAACCTCACGGGTATCGCGAGCCTCGGCAGATCAGCGCCGCGGGCGAGCTGGGCGTCTGGAAGCGGGCGTATGCTATCGGCTGTGGACAGAGGAGGAGGATCGGCAGCTTGCGCCATTTAGCTCGCCAGAGATGCTGGAGGCCGATCTGTCTGCGCTCGCGCTGGAGCTGGCACTCTGGGGAGTCGAGGAGCCTGGCGAGCTGGCCTGGCTGGATGTGCCGCCCGCTCCGGCTTACCGGCAGGCGCTGGAGCTGCTAGAGCTGCTTGGGGCGACCGATAGCCATGGCAAATTGACGGCTCACGGTCGTCGGCTTGCTGAGCTGGGTGTCCATCCGCGGCTGGGAACGATGATGCTGCGAGGCAAGGAGAGGGGAGGCGGCGCTGAGGCGTGCCTGCTGGCTGCTCTGCTCTCCGAGCGCGATGTGCTGCGCAAGGAGGACGGACGCACCGAGGCCGATATTCGGCTTCGTCTGGAGGCGCTTCGCGCAGGGGGACGCAGCGGCTACAGGTTCGATACAGCTCGCGCTGCTGTGGTGGAGCAGGAGTGGCGCCGCTGCCAGCAGTTGCTTGACCTGCCGCCTGCCAAGCTGACAGCGCTGCGACTGGAGCTGGCTGGCGCGCTGCTGGCGCTTGCGTACCCGGATCGCATTGCGAAGCAGCGCGGGGCTAACCGGTTTCTGCTCAGTAACGGTCGGGGAGCGCAGCTTGGCGAGGTGCAGCCGCTGTCGTCCGCACCCTATCTCGTTGCGGTGGAGCTGGATGATCAGGGCAGCGAGAGCCGGATCATGCTGGCGGCTTGGCTGGAGCCTTCTCAGCTTGAGGAAGTCTGCGGCGAGCGGGTCGAGATGGAGCAGTCCGTGGAATGGCGCAGCGCGGAGCAGGCAGTGCGCGCCCGCAGCAAGCGCCGATATATGGCGCTCGTGCTGGAGGAGCAGCCGCTTGGGCAGCCTGACCCGGAGCTGGTTGCGAGGGCGTTGGCTGCGGGTATCCGCGAGCTGGGGCTGGCCGTGCTCCCATGGACCAAGCCGCTCCGTCAACTGCAGCAGCGGCTCATCTTCATGCACGCTCAAGACGCTAGCTGGCCTGCTGCAGATGATGAGTCGCTGACCGCAACGCTTGAGGAGTGGCTGCTGCCTTATCTGCACGGACTGCGCAATCTCCAGGATCTGCGTCGATTGCAGCTGCGGGAAGCACTGGACGCGCTGCTGGCATGGGAGCAGAAGCGGCTGCTGGAGCAGCTTGCTCCTACCCATATAGCGGTGCCGAGCGGCTCGCGAATCGCTGTTGATTACAGCAACCCGCAGGCGCCGCATCTGGCTGTGCGGCTGCAAGAGCTGTTCGGACTGCTGGACACGCCGCGCATCGGCAAACAAAATATCCCGCTCACGCTGCATTTGTTGTCTCCGGCTGGAAGGCCGGTGCAGGTGACACGGGATCTGAAGCACTTCTGGAGCGTTACTTATTTTGACGTTAAAAAGGACTTGAAGGGTCGTTATCCGAAGCATTATTGGCCAGAGGACCCGCTGGCCGCTATAGCGACCAACAGAGTCCGTCCCCGGACATAGCGGGCTCCTATCGCTGGAGCTGCTCTCACGCCTCTGGCTATGGATAGCGGCAATTCGGGAGCAACTGCTTGTCGCGAGGAGAGTGGACGCTTCGTCGCTAGCTACATCGCTCACAGCCCCTACTAAGCTGGATGCGGGTTATGAACCCGCTATCCCTCCAGCGCTTGCCTTATCTGTCGCGGCCTCTGCGCCCGCCGTCCTGCCGTCCGCTCGAGCGGCTCTGCGACCGTCCACCGCCGCTGCGTCCGCGTGCGCTCTGTCCGCTTCGCTCTGCTCTCCCACCGCCTCGTCCTGCCGACGAGGCGGCTTGGCGTGCGCTTGTCCGCGTCTTGCCCGCGTCTTGCCCGCGCAGAGGAGCCTGTCCCTCGCTCCCGGCTGCCGACCGTTCGGTCTGGCCTCGTCTTCCTGCGGCTTCATTCCCTCTGCCGCGGCCTCTGGCTTCGGCCTGCTCCGCGCCTTGCCCTCGCCGTCCATCACCTGCTGTGCGCGCTACCCGTTCGCCCGTCCGAGGCCTAACAGCATCCTTCGCGCCCTTGCCGCGGCCTCTGGCTTCGGCCTGCTCCGCGCCTTGCCCTCGCCGTCCGCCACTTGCTGTGCGCGCCTTCCGTTCGCCCGTCCGGGGCCGAACAGCATCCCGCGCCCCCTTGCTGCTGCGTCCGCCTTGCTGTCCGCCGCGCGCGCGATCGTTGGCCTCGTATCCATTGCTCTCCTCAGGCCCCTCGCTGTCGCTATTGTAGGCTGCCATCGGCTGGCGATTGAGCTGAGCATGAATGCCGCGCTCGATACCCAGCAGCGTCATCCTGTCGCGCGGAGAGGCAAAGGTGATCGCTGTCCCGCTCTGACCGGCGCGTCCAGTCCGCCCAATCCGATGGATGTAGGTTTCGGCATCATGAGGGATGTCATAGTTGATGACATGTGTTACGCCTTCCACATCCAGTCCACGTGCTGCGACATCGGTTGCCACCAACACCTGCAGCTTGGCACTGCGGAAGCGGCGCATAACCTGCTCCCGCTTGGCTTGCGTCAGGTCGCCGTGCAGCTCATCGACCTCGATGCCTGCTTCCGCCAGTTGCTCGGTCAGCTTCTTCGCCCGAATTTTGGTGCGGCAGAAGACGACCGCAAGATAGGGGTGGTGGATGCGGATAATGCCGAGCAGCGTCGCAAGCTTGCCGCGGTCGCTCGTCTCGACTACGATCTGCTTGATGCTGTCGAGTGTCACACGCTCGCTGCGGATGCGGATGTCCTCGGTATCGTTCATGTAAGCTTGCGCCAGCCGGCGCACGGAGTCAGGCATGGTTGCGGAGAACAGCAGCGTCTGCTTGCTCTTGGAGGTTTGCGCCAGAATCTCCTCGACTTCATTTAAGAAGCCCATATGCAGCATTTGATCCGCTTCATCCAGCACGAGCATTTGCAGCCGCCAAAATTGCAGCGTTCCCCGGCGCAGATGATCGAGCAGTCTGCCCGGTGTACCGACAACAATCTGAACGGCTCCTTGCGCTTTGCGAATCTGGGACTCCACATCTTGTCCGCCGTAAGCTGCCAGGACGTGATAGCCAAGGGAGTTAGCCAGCTTGCTGATCTCCTTCGTAATCTGGATCGCGAGCTCGCGAGTTGGTGTAATAATGAGCGCTTGCACGTTTTTGTTGCCTGGCTCTAATCTCTCCAGGATCGGCAGCGCGAATGCGAGCGTCTTGCCTGTGCCGGTCTGCGCCTGCGCAATTACATCCTTGCCGGACAGTGCAACAGGAATCGTCTGCTGCTGTACAGGGGTTGGCACC contains:
- a CDS encoding class I SAM-dependent methyltransferase, whose amino-acid sequence is MEQLLEIAENPEPFEKGTQEIWLDSDRADIVLEGHFDENIPGGSKGSEFIAETVEFISTIAPVENYKKIIDLGCGPGLYSHKLAYRGYDVVGVDFNKTSIDYAVEEAKKSDLAIDYRVEDITTIKIENEFDIALLIYQIYSVFSPENRKKILDNIYSGLKPGGLVLLDVLSEVSYDNFQQNFMWGLPKKSSPFSSRKHLMLHAAMKYPNHVTLAKTVLVFGDGEIVNYNYWNQHFSIESFEKEVNEAGFTLEKVYADVNGGDYSSDGEFFAAVLKKK
- a CDS encoding DEAD/DEAH box helicase, producing MMSSTFQALGVRPSLAAILKSGGITVPTPVQQQTIPVALSGKDVIAQAQTGTGKTLAFALPILERLEPGNKNVQALIITPTRELAIQITKEISKLANSLGYHVLAAYGGQDVESQIRKAQGAVQIVVGTPGRLLDHLRRGTLQFWRLQMLVLDEADQMLHMGFLNEVEEILAQTSKSKQTLLFSATMPDSVRRLAQAYMNDTEDIRIRSERVTLDSIKQIVVETSDRGKLATLLGIIRIHHPYLAVVFCRTKIRAKKLTEQLAEAGIEVDELHGDLTQAKREQVMRRFRSAKLQVLVATDVAARGLDVEGVTHVINYDIPHDAETYIHRIGRTGRAGQSGTAITFASPRDRMTLLGIERGIHAQLNRQPMAAYNSDSEGPEESNGYEANDRARGGQQGGRSSKGARDAVRPRTGERKARTASGGRRGQGAEQAEARGRGKGAKDAVRPRTGERVARTAGDGRRGQGAEQAEARGRGRGNEAAGRRGQTERSAAGSEGQAPLRGQDAGKTRTSARQAASSAGRGGGRAERSGQSARGRSGGGRSQSRSSGRQDGGRRGRDR
- the hrpB gene encoding ATP-dependent helicase HrpB is translated as MHSYPIDTIIPALKQALGDALGAVLVAEPGAGKTTRVPLALLEEPWLQGRKILMLEPRRLAARAAARYMAATLGERCGDTVGYRVRGDSCTGPNTRIEVVTEGVLTRMLQADQALEEAGLVIFDEFHERSLQADLGLALSLQSRQLLRPELRLLVMSATLDAQAVAGLLEDAPVLHCQGRVYPVDTRYMAQRSESRLEIVAATAIRRALAEESTGDVLVFLPGAGEIGRVAGLLRAEQLPGDTIIRPLHGNLPLEEQDQAIVPDKAGRRKIVLATSIAESSLTVQGVRIVVDAGMMRAPRFSPRTGLTRLETSRVSRASADQRRGRAGRLEAGVCYRLWTEEEDRQLAPFSSPEMLEADLSALALELALWGVEEPGELAWLDVPPAPAYRQALELLELLGATDSHGKLTAHGRRLAELGVHPRLGTMMLRGKERGGGAEACLLAALLSERDVLRKEDGRTEADIRLRLEALRAGGRSGYRFDTARAAVVEQEWRRCQQLLDLPPAKLTALRLELAGALLALAYPDRIAKQRGANRFLLSNGRGAQLGEVQPLSSAPYLVAVELDDQGSESRIMLAAWLEPSQLEEVCGERVEMEQSVEWRSAEQAVRARSKRRYMALVLEEQPLGQPDPELVARALAAGIRELGLAVLPWTKPLRQLQQRLIFMHAQDASWPAADDESLTATLEEWLLPYLHGLRNLQDLRRLQLREALDALLAWEQKRLLEQLAPTHIAVPSGSRIAVDYSNPQAPHLAVRLQELFGLLDTPRIGKQNIPLTLHLLSPAGRPVQVTRDLKHFWSVTYFDVKKDLKGRYPKHYWPEDPLAAIATNRVRPRT